A stretch of Caballeronia sp. NK8 DNA encodes these proteins:
- a CDS encoding LysR family transcriptional regulator, with protein MTQLQDVDLKLLRVFMAVVRCGGFSAAQASLNVSQSTISEQMTTLETRLGLKLCERGRGGFRLTEHGIATFEAAQRLQIAVEAFCMDTDALKKHISGRLYLGTIDNTVSDKTSPLPHALQKFVSRGHDVHVDIYVGSPAELEERVLDGRLHVAIGHFPIHVPGLSYDELYVEADGLYCGRGNPLYASAFDAEVSSEMIAESRIVARGYFQQHDLRMLSASKAAATVDNVEAQAILILSGAYVGFLPNHYAAGWVESGDMRRVCAGRFGGNWPFCAITRRGASMASILKVFMADLQACHEALRVERA; from the coding sequence ATGACCCAATTGCAGGACGTTGATCTCAAGCTGCTGCGCGTCTTCATGGCCGTGGTGCGATGCGGCGGCTTTTCGGCCGCGCAGGCGAGCCTGAACGTGAGCCAGTCGACGATCAGCGAACAGATGACGACGCTCGAGACCCGTCTCGGGCTCAAGCTCTGCGAACGGGGGCGGGGCGGCTTCCGGCTGACCGAGCATGGCATCGCGACCTTTGAGGCGGCGCAACGGCTGCAGATCGCGGTGGAAGCATTTTGTATGGATACCGATGCGCTGAAGAAGCACATCTCGGGCAGGCTCTACCTCGGAACCATCGACAATACGGTTTCCGACAAAACCTCGCCGCTGCCGCATGCGTTGCAGAAGTTCGTATCGCGTGGACACGATGTGCACGTCGATATCTACGTAGGCTCACCGGCCGAACTTGAGGAACGCGTGCTCGACGGGCGGCTGCATGTGGCGATCGGCCACTTTCCGATTCACGTGCCGGGGCTGAGTTACGACGAGCTATATGTCGAAGCGGACGGCCTTTATTGCGGCAGGGGCAATCCGCTTTACGCGAGCGCGTTCGATGCTGAGGTGTCCAGCGAGATGATCGCCGAAAGCCGGATCGTCGCGCGAGGTTACTTTCAGCAGCACGATCTGCGGATGCTGAGCGCAAGCAAGGCGGCGGCTACAGTCGATAACGTCGAGGCTCAGGCGATTCTCATTCTTTCGGGAGCGTATGTGGGGTTTCTGCCCAATCACTATGCCGCCGGCTGGGTCGAGAGCGGCGACATGCGCAGGGTCTGCGCCGGACGATTCGGCGGGAACTGGCCGTTCTGTGCAATCACGCGGCGCGGGGCTTCGATGGCTTCGATACTGAAGGTGTTTATGGCGGATCTGCAGGCATGTCATGAGGCGTTGCGGGTGGAGCGCGCTTAG
- the speB gene encoding agmatinase, whose amino-acid sequence MQGNSYESGRLNLPFVGHCTFAKSPVCLDWNRIDADVAILGAPNDMGTQWRSGARFGPRSIREASTLFSFGHAGAYDHEDDVLYLSRDQLRMVDVGDADIVHTDMASSNANIELAVRKILECGAMPITLGGDHSIHAPVIKAFEGKGPIHIIHFDAHLDFVDERHGVRYGHGNPLRRASEMAHIVGMTQLGIRNVSSSNREDYDAARRAGSEILSVRDVRKLGTEGVLARVPEGAAYYITIDIDGFDPSIAPGTGTPSHGGFLYYEVLEIIQALARRSRGNIVGMDLVEVAPAYDPAGVTPILAAQLLMNSIGFIFHERSKAKR is encoded by the coding sequence ATGCAGGGCAACAGCTATGAATCCGGGCGACTCAACCTGCCGTTCGTCGGCCATTGCACGTTCGCGAAGTCGCCGGTGTGCCTCGACTGGAACCGGATCGACGCCGATGTGGCGATCCTCGGCGCGCCGAACGACATGGGCACGCAATGGCGCTCCGGCGCCCGCTTCGGGCCGCGCAGCATCCGTGAAGCGTCGACGCTGTTCTCGTTCGGCCATGCGGGCGCGTACGACCACGAAGACGACGTGCTGTATCTGAGCCGCGACCAGTTGCGCATGGTCGACGTCGGCGACGCCGATATCGTGCACACCGACATGGCGAGCAGCAACGCGAACATCGAACTCGCGGTGCGCAAGATCCTCGAATGCGGCGCGATGCCCATCACCCTGGGCGGCGACCATTCGATCCACGCGCCGGTCATCAAGGCGTTCGAGGGCAAAGGACCGATTCACATCATCCATTTCGACGCGCATCTGGACTTCGTCGACGAGCGCCACGGCGTGCGCTACGGGCACGGCAATCCGCTGCGCCGTGCATCCGAGATGGCGCATATCGTCGGCATGACGCAGCTCGGCATTCGCAACGTGTCGTCGTCGAACCGCGAAGACTATGACGCGGCGCGCCGTGCCGGCTCGGAAATCCTGTCGGTGCGCGACGTGCGCAAGCTCGGCACGGAAGGCGTGCTCGCCCGGGTTCCGGAAGGCGCGGCCTACTATATAACCATCGACATCGACGGCTTCGATCCGTCCATCGCGCCTGGCACGGGCACGCCGAGCCACGGCGGGTTCCTGTACTACGAGGTGCTCGAGATCATCCAGGCGCTCGCCCGGCGCAGCCGCGGAAACATCGTAGGAATGGATCTCGTGGAAGTCGCGCCCGCCTACGACCCCGCCGGCGTCACGCCGATTCTCGCCGCTCAACTGCTGATGAATTCGATCGGCTTCATCTTTCACGAGCGCAGCAAGGCCAAACGCTGA
- a CDS encoding MFS transporter: MTQKITVDIAQVVETQERSWFTVTLFVLCALVMLADGFDNQALNYAAPGIIKEWGINRALMTPVFNVSIVGWMAGSVVFAMLADRIGRRRAILLATVVFGGFTFAVPFAHDLVTLSIMRFCAALGIGGGMPMAVSLITDYARSANRGLVITLLYLGYTAGSSGGGLLAAEIIPAYGWRSVFYLGGAGAVVVGIILLIGLPESIRYLALRNPGSERILAYARKLKPSARFADDTRFTIQEQVRTGVPVRHLFTEGRSAMTAFLWLALGFSFVTHFFLSQWMTTLLTDEIGFANAARSQALFQLGAGFSCFFGWMIDKKGISVMTLTMILGAIPVAALGVAVGTGAGPTMAMALASGLLVLGGNIGLNAISSMIYPTFIRSTATGASFAVARIGAIVGPLLAGVLIAVGTPIGTIFFLGSLPLLAAGVACFMLSRAITPEVAREMSSRSALSRH; the protein is encoded by the coding sequence ATGACTCAAAAGATTACTGTCGACATCGCCCAGGTCGTCGAGACGCAGGAGCGGAGCTGGTTCACCGTGACCCTCTTCGTTCTGTGCGCCCTCGTCATGCTGGCGGACGGCTTCGACAATCAGGCCCTGAACTACGCCGCGCCCGGCATCATCAAGGAGTGGGGCATCAACCGTGCCCTGATGACGCCGGTGTTCAACGTCAGCATCGTCGGCTGGATGGCGGGGTCGGTCGTCTTCGCGATGCTGGCGGACCGCATCGGCCGGCGACGCGCGATCCTGCTGGCGACCGTGGTGTTCGGCGGCTTTACCTTCGCCGTGCCCTTCGCGCACGATCTGGTCACACTGTCGATCATGCGTTTCTGCGCCGCGCTCGGCATCGGCGGCGGCATGCCGATGGCGGTCTCGCTGATCACGGACTATGCCCGCTCGGCCAATCGGGGTCTGGTCATCACCCTCCTCTATCTCGGCTATACGGCCGGCTCGTCCGGCGGCGGCCTGCTTGCGGCGGAGATTATTCCCGCCTATGGCTGGCGCTCGGTCTTCTATCTGGGTGGCGCTGGCGCGGTGGTGGTGGGCATCATTCTTCTGATCGGACTGCCTGAATCGATTCGCTATCTGGCCCTGCGCAATCCCGGCAGCGAGCGCATCCTGGCTTATGCCCGCAAGCTCAAGCCCAGCGCGCGGTTTGCCGATGACACGCGTTTCACCATTCAGGAACAGGTACGCACGGGCGTGCCGGTGAGGCACCTCTTCACCGAAGGCCGCTCGGCGATGACCGCCTTCCTGTGGCTGGCGCTCGGCTTTTCGTTCGTCACGCACTTCTTTCTGTCGCAGTGGATGACGACACTGCTCACCGACGAAATCGGCTTTGCCAATGCGGCCCGCAGTCAGGCTCTGTTCCAGCTCGGCGCCGGCTTCAGTTGCTTCTTCGGCTGGATGATCGACAAGAAGGGCATCTCGGTGATGACACTGACGATGATTCTCGGCGCCATTCCGGTGGCGGCGCTTGGCGTGGCCGTCGGTACGGGCGCCGGTCCCACCATGGCGATGGCGCTCGCCTCGGGTCTGCTGGTGCTGGGCGGCAATATCGGTCTCAATGCCATTTCGAGCATGATCTATCCGACCTTCATTCGCTCGACCGCGACCGGCGCTTCGTTCGCGGTGGCGCGCATCGGCGCGATCGTCGGGCCGCTGCTTGCCGGTGTGCTGATCGCTGTCGGAACGCCCATCGGAACGATCTTCTTCCTCGGTTCGTTGCCGTTGCTGGCGGCTGGGGTTGCCTGCTTCATGCTCAGTAGAGCGATCACGCCCGAAGTGGCGCGGGAGATGTCCTCGCGGTCGGCGCTGTCGCGGCATTAG
- a CDS encoding UbiD family decarboxylase — translation MSTSPHDLSPAATAEGAPRDLQEHIARLEAKGLLTRIERPINKDTELHPLARWQFQGGLDEDQRRAFLFTNVVDGEGQTYDIPVLIGGLAASPEIYATGLGLPVDQIGKVWMEAIAEPIAPVMADDAPCQEVVITGEELKRRGLSRLPVPVSTPGFDAAPYLTATLCVTKDPASGVQNMGTYRAALKSEDRLGVRMASRLSGAGGYLHWEKYRAMGQQMPCAIVLGCAPAVLFTGPQKLQIDQDEMAVAGGLMRSPVEVVRCRTIDLVVPADAEIVIEGLIDTDALEPEGPFGESHGHIALEDYNMSMHVTAITMKKKPVFVSIISQVTPSESSVLKKVAYEPLFLEHLQKVMGVRGVKRVVMHEPLTNLRKVIFVQFARGTPQAEVWRGMQGAATLQAQCGKLVIAVSEDIDPENADAVFWSLAYRSDFTHDVHVTPYRTSGHGPKSGRAPLESTLLIDATLKHDMPPLALPAERYMSAARKIWEELNLPHLTPRPPWHGYHLGDWDKRWDEYADAATSGGWRETGERTWANRRGGVKPETPVREASGGHGE, via the coding sequence ATGTCGACGTCGCCTCACGATCTTTCGCCTGCGGCAACCGCCGAAGGCGCCCCGCGCGACCTGCAGGAACATATCGCGCGGCTGGAAGCCAAGGGGCTTTTGACCCGCATCGAGCGGCCGATCAACAAGGACACGGAACTGCATCCGCTCGCGCGCTGGCAGTTTCAGGGGGGACTGGACGAAGACCAGCGCCGCGCTTTCCTGTTCACCAACGTGGTCGACGGCGAAGGCCAGACCTATGACATCCCGGTGCTGATCGGCGGTCTCGCCGCCTCGCCGGAGATCTATGCGACCGGGCTGGGCCTGCCGGTCGATCAGATCGGCAAGGTCTGGATGGAGGCGATCGCCGAGCCCATCGCGCCGGTCATGGCGGATGACGCGCCCTGTCAGGAAGTCGTGATCACGGGCGAAGAACTGAAACGCCGCGGGCTGTCGCGGCTGCCGGTGCCGGTGTCCACGCCCGGGTTCGACGCCGCGCCCTATCTCACCGCGACGCTGTGCGTGACCAAGGACCCCGCGAGCGGCGTCCAGAACATGGGCACGTACCGCGCCGCGTTGAAGTCGGAAGACCGGCTGGGCGTACGCATGGCGAGCCGGCTGTCGGGTGCGGGCGGCTATCTGCACTGGGAGAAATATCGCGCAATGGGTCAGCAAATGCCCTGCGCGATCGTGCTGGGCTGCGCGCCGGCCGTGTTGTTCACCGGGCCGCAAAAGCTGCAGATCGATCAGGACGAGATGGCGGTAGCCGGTGGCCTGATGCGCTCGCCGGTCGAGGTGGTGCGCTGCAGGACCATCGACCTCGTCGTCCCGGCCGATGCCGAAATCGTGATCGAAGGCCTGATCGACACCGATGCTCTGGAGCCCGAAGGTCCTTTCGGCGAGAGCCACGGTCATATCGCGCTCGAAGACTACAACATGTCGATGCACGTCACCGCGATCACGATGAAGAAGAAGCCCGTGTTCGTCTCGATCATCAGTCAGGTGACGCCGAGCGAAAGCTCGGTGCTGAAGAAGGTGGCCTACGAGCCGCTGTTCCTCGAGCATCTGCAAAAAGTGATGGGCGTGCGCGGCGTCAAACGGGTGGTGATGCATGAGCCGCTCACCAACCTGCGCAAGGTGATCTTCGTGCAGTTTGCGCGCGGCACGCCGCAGGCGGAGGTCTGGCGCGGCATGCAGGGCGCCGCGACCCTTCAGGCACAGTGCGGCAAGCTGGTCATCGCAGTCTCCGAGGACATCGACCCGGAAAACGCCGATGCCGTCTTCTGGTCGCTGGCGTATCGCTCCGACTTCACGCACGACGTGCATGTGACGCCTTATCGCACGAGCGGCCATGGTCCGAAGTCCGGCCGTGCGCCGCTCGAAAGCACGCTTCTGATCGACGCCACGCTGAAGCACGACATGCCGCCGCTGGCTCTGCCGGCGGAGCGATACATGAGCGCCGCACGCAAGATCTGGGAAGAGCTGAACCTTCCTCATCTGACGCCGCGCCCGCCCTGGCACGGCTACCACCTGGGCGACTGGGACAAGCGCTGGGATGAGTATGCGGATGCGGCGACCTCCGGCGGCTGGCGCGAGACCGGCGAGCGTACGTGGGCCAACCGGCGCGGCGGCGTGAAACCGGAAACACCGGTTCGCGAAGCCTCGGGCGGCCACGGCGAATAA
- a CDS encoding NAD-dependent succinate-semialdehyde dehydrogenase codes for MTESNPLSRLADPSLLRTLAYIDGAWCGADDARTFAVDDPATGATIADVPLMTGVETRRAIEAGERAQRGWRALTGAQRAAVLKRWHALMIANTDDLAIIMSAEQGKPLAEAKGEIGYAASFIEWFAEQAKRVDGDVLASPSSDKRMLVTKEPIGVCAAITPWNFPAAMITRKVAPALAAGCAMIVKPAEATPLSALALAELAHRAGVPAGVFSVVVGDPREIGAEMTANPIVRKLSFTGSTPVGRLLMSQCAPTVKKLSLELGGNAPFIVFDDADLDAAVEGALASKYRNAGQTCVCTNRFYVQDSVYDAFADKFAAAVGRIKVRNGFEGGVTQGPLINEAAIGKVEAHIADAVAHGARVITGGKRHAAGTLFFEPTVVDGVTASMRFATEETFGPVAPLFRFHDEREAIEAANATEFGLAAYFYSRDIGRIWRVSEALEYGMVGVNTGLISNEVAPFGGVKQSGLGREGSKYGIEEYLEIKYLCMGGV; via the coding sequence TGCGGCGCCGACGACGCCCGCACCTTCGCCGTCGACGATCCCGCCACCGGCGCGACGATCGCCGACGTCCCGCTGATGACCGGCGTCGAGACGCGCCGTGCGATCGAGGCGGGCGAACGCGCGCAGCGCGGCTGGCGCGCGCTCACTGGCGCGCAGCGCGCGGCGGTCCTGAAGCGCTGGCACGCGCTGATGATCGCCAATACCGACGACCTCGCGATCATCATGTCGGCCGAGCAAGGCAAGCCGCTCGCGGAAGCGAAGGGCGAAATCGGCTATGCGGCATCGTTCATCGAATGGTTCGCCGAACAGGCGAAACGGGTCGATGGCGACGTGCTCGCCTCGCCTTCCAGCGACAAGCGCATGCTCGTGACGAAGGAGCCGATCGGCGTGTGCGCCGCGATCACGCCGTGGAATTTTCCGGCCGCGATGATCACCCGCAAGGTTGCGCCCGCGCTCGCCGCAGGCTGCGCCATGATCGTGAAGCCCGCCGAAGCCACGCCGCTCTCGGCGCTCGCGCTGGCCGAACTCGCGCATCGCGCGGGCGTTCCGGCGGGCGTGTTCAGCGTGGTCGTCGGCGATCCGCGCGAGATCGGCGCGGAGATGACGGCCAACCCGATCGTGCGCAAGCTCTCGTTCACCGGCTCGACGCCGGTGGGCCGGCTGCTGATGAGCCAGTGCGCGCCGACCGTCAAGAAGCTCTCGCTCGAACTGGGCGGCAACGCGCCGTTCATCGTATTCGACGACGCCGATCTCGACGCGGCCGTCGAAGGCGCGCTCGCTTCGAAGTATCGGAACGCCGGACAAACCTGCGTCTGCACGAACCGCTTCTATGTGCAGGACAGCGTGTACGACGCATTCGCCGACAAGTTCGCGGCGGCGGTCGGTCGCATCAAGGTCCGCAACGGCTTCGAGGGCGGCGTCACGCAAGGACCGCTCATCAACGAGGCGGCGATCGGGAAAGTCGAAGCGCATATCGCCGACGCGGTGGCGCACGGCGCGCGCGTGATCACCGGCGGCAAGCGTCATGCTGCGGGCACGCTCTTCTTCGAACCGACCGTGGTGGACGGCGTCACCGCTTCGATGCGCTTCGCGACCGAGGAAACCTTCGGCCCGGTCGCCCCGCTCTTTCGCTTTCACGACGAGCGCGAGGCGATCGAAGCGGCGAACGCCACGGAGTTCGGGCTGGCCGCGTACTTCTACAGCCGCGACATCGGCCGGATCTGGCGCGTGTCCGAGGCGCTCGAATACGGGATGGTCGGGGTCAACACCGGTCTGATCTCGAACGAAGTCGCGCCGTTCGGCGGCGTCAAGCAGTCCGGCCTCGGTCGCGAAGGCTCGAAGTACGGCATCGAGGAATACCTCGAAATCAAATATCTGTGCATGGGCGGCGTCTGA